From the genome of Acropora palmata chromosome 4, jaAcrPala1.3, whole genome shotgun sequence, one region includes:
- the LOC141879977 gene encoding uncharacterized protein LOC141879977, whose translation MKVLVLVATILCTLEVTEGDPCKSYKVLAEADRERKYNQDSGKSDVNDLKADYWYRFSGKAGFRLSNRKKIDECQPGIQCGTSSPGFMIGYNPVREGKTRKRKVCFSQGGNCCAHQVTVKTKRCPGGFLVYMLTAVPTGNGRYCGHARETEPTKPPATTKPATTTPMHTGEDQAHPGQSCKVIKTENPHGGSGLYWINPDGGKVFQAYCDQEFDGGGWTLVYSYKFTNYLDFASGTNAVWPSPSWPANGDIPESKISPLSETEPGAMDFKLWKLIGHQFMVKSNINHWIVCTEGEGSLVEYRKGSLNCHVVKIIAAACQNVAPDEIRLLTKEAAGNYGPHLWNTKSPTWLKTYYYWESSTQSGNWPTHDPCGQNGLSHVKNVPNPHGNIYIR comes from the exons GTGACCCTTGTAAGTCGTACAAAGTACTCGCCGAGGCTGACCGAGAGCGGAAATACAATCAAGACTCAGGAAAAAGCGACGTAAACGATTTAAAGGCAGACTACTGGTATCGTTTTTCCGGTAAAGCAGGATTTAGATTGTCAAACAG GAAAAAGATAGATGAATGCCAACCAGGAATTCAGTGTGGTACTAGTTCTCCAGGTTTTATGATCGGGTATAATCCCGTAAGGGAAGGAAAGACTCGCAAAAGGAAAGTATGTTTTTCTCAAGGCGGAAATTGCTGTGCTCACCAAGTCACAGTCAAAACAAAACGTTGTCCAGGTGGATTTCTTGTGTACATGCTAACCGCTGTGCCAACTGGGAATGGCCGTTATTGTGGCCATGCGA GAGAGACGGAACCTACCAAACCTCCAGCTACCACCAAGCCAGCTACCACTACACCTATGCATACTGGTGAAGACCAAGCTCATCCTGGCCAGTCATGCAAGGttatcaaaactgaaaacCCTCACGGTGGGTCTGGACTATATTGGATTAATCCGGACGGAGGAAAGGTATTCCAAGCGTACTGCGATCAAGAATTTGATGGTGGTGGATGGACACTGGTATACAGTTACAAGTTCACAAATTATCT GGATTTTGCAAGTGGAACTAATGCAGTTTGGCCAAGTCCATCGTGGCCAGCCAATGGTGACATCCCTGAGAGCAAGATTTCACCGTTAAGTGAAACGGAGCCTGGAGCAATGGACTTCAAGCTATGGAAACTTATTGGGCACCAATTCATGGTGAAGTCTAATATAAACCACTGGATCGTATGTACTGAAGGAGAGGGAAGCTTAGTGGAATATAGGAAAGGAAGTCTTAATTGCCACGTCGTAAAAATCATCGCCGCTGCCTGTCAAAATGTGGCACCAGATGAGATTCGCTTGCTAACCAAAGAAGCAGCTGGCAATTATGGTCCTCATCTATGGAACACAAAGAGTCCAACGTGGTTGAAGACCTACTACTACTGGGAGAGCTCTACTCAGAGTGGAAACTGGCCAACACACGACCCTTGCGGACAAAATGGCTTGTCACATGTCAAGAACGTGCCAAATCCTCATGGGAATATATACATTCGTTGA